GGCGATGGTGGCGCGGACGTACTCTTCGCCGGTGTCCAGGTCGGCGAGGCCGACGAGTTCGCAGTTCTGGACGTTGGCGCGGTTGGTGTAGTCGGTGATGGTCGACGTGCAGTCGTCCATGTCGTACGAGGAGTACAGGCCCGGGTAGTTGTACTTCGTGTACGACGATCCGCCGGTACCGGTGCCGCTGCCCGCGGACATGTGGTTGATGACGGTGTCGACGACGACCTTCACACCGGCCGCGTGGCAGGTGCCGACCATGTTCTTGAAGGCGGTGGCGTCACCGAGGCGCCCCGCGATCCGGTAGCTGACCGGCTGGTACGAGGTCCACCACTGCGAGCCCTGGATGTGCTCGGCGGGCGGGGAGACCTGCACAGAGCCGTATCCGGCGGGGCCGAGGGTGTTGGTGCACTCCTTGGCGACGGAGGCGAAGTTCCACTCGAAGAGGACGGCGGTGACGTCCTTGGTGCCGGGCGGGGAGGCGTAGGCGGCCTGGGGGGCCGACACGGCCGCCGCGGCGGCGAACGCGGTGGCCGTGGCAACAGCGGATGCGGTCCATCTCGATATCACGTGGGGGTTCTCCTTGCCTGACGGCCAGGCGTCTTTGCCTGGCGCCGGCGAGAACGTACCGCTGCCGAAATGTTTACAGCAAGACTCTTGAAAGCAGGAGAAAGAACTTTCACGCACTCTGCTCAGCGCTGGCTGGCGGGCTTGCCCGGCAGGTCGCCTCGGCTGCCCCGGCAGGAGTAGACGATCTCCACCGACCCTCCGGGCAGGGCCCGTTGGCTCTGGAAGGTCAGTCCGGTCTCGGGGCTGAGCGCGGGGGTCAGCCGCATGCCGCCGCCGAAGAGCAGGGGCAGGACGACCAGTTCGAGGCGGTCGAGCGCGCCGAGGGCGTGGAAGGTGCCGATCGTGCGCGGGCCGCCGATGAGGTGGACGTCGCCGCCCCGGTTGGCCGCACGGAGCTTCTCCAGCAGCCGTACCGGGTCGCTGTCGGTGGTGACGTGGTCCGGGGTGCCCTCCGGGCGGTGCGAGCCGAGGACGAACACGTCGAGGTCGGGCCACGGCCAGCGGGTGTTGGTCAGCGCGGGCTCGAAGGTCGTACGGCCCATGAGCGCGGCCTCGCAGTCCGCCAGGAACTCCCGGATGCCGTGGCTCTGGCCGGAGACGAACGAGGGGTCGGCGGTCAGTGCGGGCCAGCCGTTCGGCGTGGTCACGTAGCCGTCGGCACTCATGCTCAGGCGGGCTCGGATCTGCATGGTCTCTCCTCGGGTGCGGGGCGCTGTTCGCCCTTTCACCCAAGCGTCGATCGCGGGTCCCGCCGATCGACACGCCCGACAATAAATCACCGGGCCCCGTGCGGGCCCGGTGATCCCTGCCTGTGCTCAGGCCGTCGTCCACCACACCGTCGTGTCGGCCGGCACCTTCGCCTCGCCGTCGGTCTCGGCCACCTCGCCGCTCGCGAGGAGCAGACGCCCGTACGCCGGAGTCGTCACCGCTTCAGCGCCGGTGTTCGCGACGCAGACGAACTCGCCGCGCCGGAAGGCGAGAACGCCCTCGGGTGCCCGGAGCCACTCCACCGCGTCGCCGGCACCCAGGTCGGGCTGGGCACGGCGGACGGCGAGGGCCGAGCGGTACAGCTCCAGGGTGGAGTCGGGGTCGCCGGTCTGCGCCTCCACGCTCAGGTCCGCCCACTCCGACGGCTGGGGCAGCCAGCTGCCGCCCGCGCCGAAGCCGTACGACGATCCCTCGCGCGTCCAGGGGATCGGCACCCGGCAGCCGTCGCGGAAGCCGTCCTGGCCGGCGCCGCGGAAGTACGCCGGGTCCTGGCGCACCTCGTCGGCGAGGTCGACGACGTCCGGGAGGCCGAGCTCCTCGCCCTGGTAGATGTACGCCGATCCCGGCAGGGCCAGCATCAGCAGCGTGGCGGCGCGAGCCCGGCGCAGGCCCAGGTCCCGGTCGCCCGCCGTGCGGATCTGGGTGCCTAGGCCGGGCGGGTTGGCGAAGCGGGTGGTGTGCCGGGTGACGTCGTGGTTGGAGAGCACCCAGGTGGCCGGGGCACCGACCGGGCGCATCGCCTCCAGTGTGCGGTCGATGACCTCGCGCAGTTCCTCGGCGTCCCATGCGGTGCTCAGGTACTGGAAGTTGAATGCCTGGTGGAGCTCGTCGGGCCGCACGTAGTTGGCGGTGCGCTCGATGGTCGGGGTCCAGGCCTCGGCGACGAAGATGCGCTCGCCGGAGTACTCGTCGAGGATCAACCGC
This portion of the Streptomyces canus genome encodes:
- a CDS encoding dihydrofolate reductase family protein, translated to MQIRARLSMSADGYVTTPNGWPALTADPSFVSGQSHGIREFLADCEAALMGRTTFEPALTNTRWPWPDLDVFVLGSHRPEGTPDHVTTDSDPVRLLEKLRAANRGGDVHLIGGPRTIGTFHALGALDRLELVVLPLLFGGGMRLTPALSPETGLTFQSQRALPGGSVEIVYSCRGSRGDLPGKPASQR
- a CDS encoding glycoside hydrolase family 13 protein; the protein is MSQQHYATAPASTPAKAQRSDWWRDAVIYQVYPRSFADSNGDGMGDLEGIRTRLPYLRDLGVDAVWLSPFYASPQADAGYDVADYRAVDPMFGSLLDADALIRDARGLGLRIIVDLVPNHSSDQHEWFKRAVAEGPGSPLRDRYHFRPGKGANGELPPNDWESIFGGPAWTRVADGEWYLHLFAPEQPDFNWDHPAVGDEFRSILRFWLDMGVDGFRIDVAHGLVKAEGLPDLGSHDQVKLLGNDVMPFFDQDGVHEIYRQWRLILDEYSGERIFVAEAWTPTIERTANYVRPDELHQAFNFQYLSTAWDAEELREVIDRTLEAMRPVGAPATWVLSNHDVTRHTTRFANPPGLGTQIRTAGDRDLGLRRARAATLLMLALPGSAYIYQGEELGLPDVVDLADEVRQDPAYFRGAGQDGFRDGCRVPIPWTREGSSYGFGAGGSWLPQPSEWADLSVEAQTGDPDSTLELYRSALAVRRAQPDLGAGDAVEWLRAPEGVLAFRRGEFVCVANTGAEAVTTPAYGRLLLASGEVAETDGEAKVPADTTVWWTTA